A DNA window from Turicibacter sp. TJ11 contains the following coding sequences:
- a CDS encoding ABC transporter permease — protein sequence MKSKFWNYVLYNYFRKIKSKVFIGFNIFLIIVGLVLSQLGTIVKFFNETFDYSETIVIVDKTKQLYSRFEEDFNHLLSDVHLEQSNQSEEVLDKKIEDGTISAYFVIAYNDQHLLEATYVAEDFSNNSHYTIGEQLLSSYNKEIAMHSAGLTQEQINLLTENFSMTKISLDENAQTAEESMGNLAIAYVSIMFIFLFSYLYSVYAGQEVMEEKTSRVMEIIITSISPMKQLYGKIVYNSLYALTQLTIFMTLFLVSFQSMLKNLPEDIMENISIMISPDQAKIVIYIIIFAIVAYLVYLVSVLILSSIISSVEEYQIAISPIMIIGVVSFYIGIFGITSPEAPFIKIMSMIPFISPYIMPLRIATMTVSTSMIWLSIALNIVVIILVLTFGARVYKNGILNYSGDSVFKKFIQATKKS from the coding sequence AGTAAAGTCTTCATCGGATTTAATATTTTCTTGATCATCGTTGGATTAGTGCTGAGTCAGCTTGGAACCATTGTTAAATTTTTTAATGAAACTTTTGATTATTCTGAGACGATTGTTATTGTGGATAAAACAAAGCAACTTTATTCAAGATTTGAAGAAGATTTTAATCATTTATTATCTGATGTTCATTTAGAACAAAGCAATCAGTCTGAGGAAGTTCTAGACAAAAAAATAGAAGATGGAACGATTTCGGCTTATTTTGTCATTGCCTATAACGATCAACATCTTCTTGAAGCAACTTATGTAGCTGAGGATTTTTCAAATAACTCTCATTACACGATTGGTGAGCAACTTTTATCTAGTTACAATAAAGAAATCGCGATGCACTCTGCTGGCCTAACACAAGAACAAATTAATTTATTGACTGAAAACTTCTCTATGACTAAAATTTCTTTAGATGAAAATGCTCAAACCGCAGAAGAATCAATGGGTAATCTAGCGATTGCCTATGTCTCTATCATGTTCATCTTTTTATTCTCATACCTTTATTCTGTTTATGCAGGACAGGAAGTGATGGAGGAAAAAACTTCTCGTGTCATGGAAATTATCATCACTTCTATTTCTCCAATGAAACAACTTTACGGAAAAATTGTTTATAATAGCCTATACGCTCTCACACAATTGACGATTTTTATGACACTTTTTCTCGTTTCTTTTCAATCGATGCTAAAAAACTTACCTGAAGATATCATGGAGAATATTTCTATCATGATTTCACCCGATCAAGCGAAAATTGTCATTTATATCATCATTTTCGCAATTGTTGCTTATCTTGTCTATCTCGTAAGTGTTCTTATTTTGAGTTCGATTATTAGTTCCGTAGAAGAATATCAAATTGCCATTTCACCTATCATGATTATCGGGGTCGTTTCATTCTACATTGGAATATTTGGAATCACATCTCCAGAAGCACCATTTATTAAAATCATGTCTATGATTCCATTCATTTCACCATACATTATGCCATTACGCATAGCTACGATGACGGTATCAACATCGATGATTTGGCTTTCAATTGCTTTAAATATTGTCGTTATTATTTTGGTTCTAACCTTCGGAGCACGTGTTTATAAAAATGGAATCTTAAATTACTCAGGTGATTCTGTATTTAAAAAATTTATTCAAGCAACAAAAAAATCGTAA
- the dnaN gene encoding DNA polymerase III subunit beta, producing the protein MKIKVDRQLLLTQLSYISKAIPSKTPLPILTGIKFVVSEEGLYLTTSDSDITINTFLPLEVNDTQVIQIDSVGSIIIPGKYFIEIIKKLNGDNIEISTFEGNYVTIKCGRSEYTLNGFDVSQYPNIELIKNDDPIHLEKQLLKTIIRQTVFSTASSENRPVLTGVNFRYDADELMCVATDSFRLSKKTILLNKLHDPFNIVIPGRSLIELSKILDDSHESVDVYLSNNQILFQIGNISFQSRLLDGIYPETKEFVPTTFGIEIKANYHELYNAFDRAALIARDQVSNVVKLNILPEEGKLLITANSPEVGKVEEEVQVEMLSGGELRIACSALFIIDALKAINNSDVIMSFNGDMRPFILRDQYDETTIQLIVPVRME; encoded by the coding sequence TTGAAAATTAAAGTTGACCGTCAATTATTATTAACCCAACTGTCGTATATTAGCAAAGCAATTCCTTCAAAAACACCATTACCAATTTTAACGGGAATTAAATTTGTAGTTTCAGAAGAAGGTCTTTATTTAACAACAAGTGATTCAGATATTACAATTAATACGTTTTTACCACTAGAGGTAAATGATACACAAGTGATTCAAATTGACTCAGTCGGATCAATTATTATTCCAGGAAAATACTTTATCGAAATTATTAAAAAATTAAATGGTGATAATATCGAGATTAGTACATTTGAAGGAAACTATGTCACAATCAAATGTGGGCGAAGTGAGTATACATTAAATGGTTTTGATGTTTCTCAATATCCAAATATTGAACTCATTAAAAACGATGATCCAATTCATTTAGAAAAACAATTACTAAAAACAATTATTCGTCAAACAGTTTTCTCAACAGCTAGTAGTGAAAATCGCCCAGTTTTAACAGGTGTAAACTTCCGTTACGATGCTGATGAATTAATGTGTGTTGCAACAGACAGTTTCCGATTATCTAAAAAGACTATTTTATTAAATAAGTTACATGATCCATTCAATATTGTCATCCCAGGGCGTAGCTTGATTGAATTATCAAAAATATTAGATGATTCTCATGAATCAGTAGATGTTTATTTATCAAATAATCAAATCTTATTCCAAATTGGAAACATTTCATTCCAATCACGTTTATTAGATGGAATTTATCCTGAGACAAAAGAATTTGTTCCAACAACATTCGGTATTGAGATTAAAGCAAATTATCATGAATTGTATAATGCATTTGATCGAGCAGCTTTAATTGCACGTGATCAAGTTTCAAATGTTGTAAAATTAAATATCTTACCTGAGGAAGGGAAGTTATTAATCACAGCTAACTCTCCTGAAGTTGGAAAAGTTGAAGAAGAAGTTCAAGTGGAGATGTTATCTGGAGGAGAATTACGTATTGCATGTAGCGCATTATTTATCATTGATGCGTTAAAAGCAATCAATAACTCTGATGTAATTATGAGTTTTAATGGAGATATGCGTCCTTTCATTTTACGTGATCAATACGATGAAACAACAATTCAGTTAATTGTACCTGTCCGTATGGAATAA
- the dnaA gene encoding chromosomal replication initiator protein DnaA → MEKYQRIWDDAIDRLKSNISQQSFDMFFSTPKKVYKVKNNKMYVVVQNNHEQFMLDKFYLKEVVEMISEVSGFNYDVKFITNDYVKNDQHAFDLTKPDPNLPKYYRGNLNTTYTFDRFVAGKSNRLAYMIALQVAERPGEVANPLYIFGGVGLGKTHLMQAIGNFILDDNPSSRILYCTSEKFIDDYRHATLDNNFEAFKEKYRNIDVLLIDDIQFLSKKEQTQTEFFNTFNELYNNNKQIVITSDRPASDLKDIMDRLTSRFEWGLQADIQIPDTQTRIEIMKKKLAGENINLEEFPEEVLEFIASKFNSNVRTLEGALKRLIFYATINNSDFTIELANEALRDLFRAEQKNSKVDVNNIIKEVGAYYDVSVADILSKKRKKNIAYARQVAMFLTRELTGSSFPKIGEAFSGRDHTTIMHGCEKIEKELKENDELKKAISDLKQILS, encoded by the coding sequence GTGGAAAAATATCAACGAATATGGGATGATGCTATTGATCGACTAAAATCTAATATTTCTCAACAATCTTTTGATATGTTCTTTAGTACTCCTAAAAAAGTATATAAAGTTAAAAATAATAAAATGTACGTTGTTGTTCAAAATAATCATGAACAATTTATGTTAGATAAATTTTATTTAAAAGAGGTAGTTGAAATGATTTCGGAAGTATCAGGATTCAACTACGATGTTAAATTTATTACAAATGATTATGTCAAAAATGATCAACACGCTTTTGATTTAACTAAACCTGATCCGAATCTTCCAAAATATTATCGAGGGAATTTAAATACTACTTATACATTTGATCGTTTTGTGGCAGGAAAAAGTAATCGTTTAGCTTACATGATTGCTTTGCAGGTCGCGGAACGCCCGGGTGAGGTTGCTAATCCCCTTTATATTTTTGGTGGGGTAGGTCTAGGAAAGACGCATTTAATGCAAGCGATTGGGAATTTTATTTTAGATGATAATCCATCATCTCGCATTTTATATTGTACGTCTGAGAAATTTATCGACGATTATCGCCATGCAACATTAGACAATAATTTTGAGGCATTTAAAGAAAAATATCGTAATATTGATGTTTTATTAATTGATGATATTCAATTTTTATCTAAAAAAGAACAAACACAAACCGAATTTTTCAATACATTTAATGAACTTTATAATAACAATAAACAGATTGTCATTACTTCGGATCGCCCAGCATCAGATTTAAAAGATATTATGGATCGTTTAACATCACGTTTTGAATGGGGACTACAGGCGGATATTCAAATTCCAGATACACAAACACGTATTGAAATTATGAAGAAAAAGTTAGCGGGAGAAAATATAAATTTAGAGGAGTTTCCAGAAGAAGTTTTAGAGTTTATTGCAAGTAAATTTAATAGCAATGTTCGTACATTAGAAGGGGCCTTAAAGCGATTAATTTTTTATGCAACCATCAATAATTCAGATTTTACTATTGAATTAGCGAATGAAGCTTTAAGAGACTTATTTAGAGCAGAACAGAAAAATTCAAAAGTAGATGTTAATAATATTATTAAAGAAGTCGGGGCGTACTATGATGTGTCAGTTGCTGACATTTTATCAAAAAAACGCAAGAAAAATATCGCATATGCACGTCAAGTAGCGATGTTTTTAACTCGTGAGTTAACAGGAAGTTCATTTCCTAAAATTGGGGAAGCTTTTAGTGGACGTGATCATACAACCATTATGCACGGTTGCGAAAAGATAGAAAAAGAGCTTAAAGAAAACGATGAACTTAAAAAAGCGATTAGCGATTTAAAACAAATTCTCTCTTAA
- the rpmH gene encoding 50S ribosomal protein L34 gives MKRTWQPNKRKRAKTHGFRARMATPGGRNVLARRRKKGRKVLCA, from the coding sequence ATGAAACGTACTTGGCAACCAAACAAACGTAAACGTGCAAAAACTCATGGTTTCCGCGCTCGTATGGCAACACCAGGAGGACGCAATGTTTTAGCTCGTCGTCGTAAAAAAGGTAGAAAAGTGTTATGTGCATAA
- the rnpA gene encoding ribonuclease P protein component has translation MQKKYRIKKSQEIEQVMKKGRSKANPYFIVYKYVKQDNDNFRIAISVGKKIGKAVERNKIKRYIRNVTTEHKHEMNPNYDYFVIARKGVKDLDYLTFKDKLEQLYKKMDIIPK, from the coding sequence ATGCAAAAAAAGTATAGAATTAAAAAAAGTCAAGAAATTGAACAAGTCATGAAAAAAGGACGCTCTAAAGCAAATCCTTATTTTATTGTTTATAAGTATGTCAAACAAGATAATGACAACTTTAGAATCGCTATTTCAGTTGGAAAGAAAATTGGAAAAGCTGTTGAACGTAACAAGATTAAACGCTATATTCGTAATGTAACAACTGAGCATAAGCATGAAATGAATCCAAACTACGATTATTTCGTCATTGCTCGTAAAGGTGTAAAAGATTTAGATTATTTAACATTTAAAGATAAATTAGAACAATTATATAAAAAAATGGATATTATCCCAAAATAA
- the jag gene encoding RNA-binding cell elongation regulator Jag/EloR, with protein MKSKIFEGKVMDDIIVAAQNHFHHDQQHLVIHVLEEKKGIFRIGAYIKAEVRLNLDPIEEGKKYLLQLLNDLCLEGTIEVQSTKKLVTFNINSNNNGMIIGREGKTLQAIQTLTSQVVNQYTKNHLKVLVDINGYKQQQNQKLEYFARKIAKEVTQTKIDVKLDAMNAYDRRLIHQTLSDWKHIKTVSEGVDPDRYIVIKYKK; from the coding sequence ATGAAATCCAAAATCTTCGAAGGAAAAGTTATGGATGATATCATTGTGGCAGCACAGAATCATTTTCATCACGACCAACAACACTTAGTGATTCATGTCTTAGAAGAAAAGAAAGGAATATTCCGAATTGGAGCCTATATTAAAGCTGAAGTTAGGCTAAATCTTGATCCCATTGAAGAGGGAAAGAAGTATCTTCTTCAATTACTAAATGATTTATGCTTAGAAGGAACGATTGAAGTACAGTCTACTAAAAAACTCGTGACATTTAACATAAACAGCAATAATAACGGAATGATTATTGGACGTGAAGGAAAAACGCTTCAAGCGATTCAAACGTTAACTAGCCAAGTCGTCAATCAATATACCAAAAATCATTTAAAAGTTCTTGTGGATATTAACGGCTATAAACAACAGCAAAATCAAAAGCTTGAGTACTTCGCTCGTAAAATTGCTAAAGAAGTTACACAGACTAAAATCGATGTAAAACTTGATGCTATGAATGCCTATGATCGCCGATTAATTCATCAAACTTTATCCGATTGGAAGCATATTAAAACTGTATCTGAGGGTGTCGATCCTGATCGATACATTGTTATAAAATATAAAAAGTAA
- the mnmE gene encoding tRNA uridine-5-carboxymethylaminomethyl(34) synthesis GTPase MnmE — protein sequence MLQDTIAGIATAMGEGAISIIRVSGDDSISIVSKLFRGKNLATVPSHTINYGYIYDPETNKKIDEVLVSVMRAPKTFTAEDVIEINCHGGILVTNKILELLLVAGARIAEPGEFTKRAFLNGRIDLAQAESIMDIIHAKSEQSLALALNGLDGRVSRLIKEMREEILNIVANIEVNIDYPEYDDVEEMTNDLLLPRSIEIHEKMLKLLDTAQTGKILRDGIKTAIIGRPNVGKSSLLNQLMREEKAIVTNIAGTTRDTVEGYINIGGLTLNLIDTAGIRETQDIVEAIGVEKSKKLIDEAELVLLVLNNNEALTPDDRELLNLTANKNRIIILNKTDLETRIEIDELPSFVETSMVLERGIEVLEDTIKKMFEIGDIGSTDMTYLSNARHIAKLKQAITSIEDAINAMNLGMLVDMVEIDIKNAWYSLGEILGEEIGDSLLDELFSKFCLGK from the coding sequence ATGTTACAAGACACAATTGCCGGAATTGCAACTGCTATGGGTGAAGGTGCCATATCTATCATCCGTGTGAGTGGAGATGATTCAATTTCAATTGTCAGCAAATTATTCCGTGGTAAAAATTTAGCAACTGTTCCAAGCCATACAATCAACTATGGTTATATATATGATCCAGAAACAAATAAAAAAATAGATGAAGTACTTGTCTCGGTCATGAGAGCTCCAAAAACATTTACTGCTGAAGATGTAATTGAAATTAACTGTCATGGTGGAATTTTAGTTACGAATAAAATTCTTGAGCTACTGTTAGTAGCCGGTGCACGTATTGCTGAACCAGGAGAGTTTACAAAACGCGCATTCTTAAATGGACGTATTGACTTAGCGCAGGCTGAATCGATTATGGATATTATCCACGCCAAAAGTGAGCAGTCACTAGCTCTAGCTTTAAATGGATTAGATGGACGTGTTTCTCGTCTAATCAAGGAGATGCGCGAAGAAATTTTAAATATCGTCGCTAATATTGAGGTAAATATTGATTATCCAGAATACGATGATGTGGAAGAAATGACAAACGATCTTTTACTTCCTCGCTCGATAGAAATCCATGAAAAAATGTTAAAATTACTCGATACTGCCCAAACGGGAAAAATTCTTCGAGATGGTATTAAAACAGCGATTATTGGTAGACCTAATGTAGGAAAATCAAGCTTATTAAATCAATTAATGCGTGAAGAAAAAGCTATTGTAACTAATATTGCTGGAACTACACGTGATACTGTTGAGGGTTACATTAATATCGGAGGATTAACGTTAAATTTAATTGATACGGCAGGAATTAGGGAAACCCAAGATATTGTTGAAGCTATTGGGGTTGAAAAATCTAAGAAATTAATTGATGAAGCAGAATTAGTTTTACTTGTTTTAAATAATAATGAAGCTTTAACTCCAGATGATCGCGAATTATTAAACTTAACAGCGAACAAAAATCGTATTATTATTTTAAACAAAACAGACTTAGAAACACGTATCGAAATAGATGAACTTCCTTCATTCGTTGAAACATCAATGGTTCTTGAACGTGGAATTGAAGTCTTAGAGGATACGATTAAAAAAATGTTTGAGATTGGAGATATTGGCTCAACAGATATGACTTATCTATCAAATGCTCGACATATCGCAAAATTGAAACAAGCGATTACTTCTATCGAAGATGCTATTAATGCAATGAATTTAGGAATGCTTGTGGATATGGTTGAAATTGATATTAAAAATGCTTGGTATTCACTTGGAGAGATTTTAGGAGAAGAAATTGGAGATTCCCTACTCGATGAGCTGTTTAGCAAATTCTGTTTAGGTAAATAA
- a CDS encoding nucleoside triphosphate pyrophosphatase, which produces MGIILASQSPRRKELLELAEIEHRIVVSEVEELLDKDLDVAGQVQDLAIQKACKVAELYPQETIIGADTIVVLDGKILGKPKDEQDAFNTLKALSGRIHQVMTGVSIINKEKELITSFVNITEVEFYFVTDEWILNYISSGEPMDKAGSYGIQGKGFELVKSISGDYYSVMGLPIAQLKRTLTHLNLI; this is translated from the coding sequence ATGGGAATTATATTAGCTTCTCAATCACCAAGAAGAAAAGAATTATTGGAATTAGCAGAAATAGAGCATCGCATTGTTGTTAGTGAAGTTGAAGAGTTACTAGATAAGGATTTAGATGTAGCGGGACAAGTTCAAGATCTAGCCATTCAAAAAGCGTGTAAAGTAGCTGAATTATATCCACAAGAAACAATTATAGGTGCCGATACTATTGTCGTTTTAGATGGAAAAATACTAGGAAAACCTAAAGATGAACAAGATGCATTTAATACATTAAAAGCTTTGTCAGGACGCATTCATCAGGTAATGACTGGTGTGAGTATTATTAATAAAGAAAAAGAATTAATCACAAGCTTTGTTAATATTACAGAAGTAGAATTCTATTTTGTGACTGATGAATGGATTTTAAATTATATCAGCAGTGGAGAACCGATGGATAAAGCAGGATCATATGGTATTCAGGGAAAAGGATTTGAATTAGTTAAATCTATTTCTGGGGATTACTATAGCGTAATGGGATTACCAATTGCACAATTAAAACGAACATTAACGCATTTAAATTTAATTTAA
- the asnS gene encoding asparagine--tRNA ligase — MEKIVVRQLFRNLDRYANQVVELNGWVRNNRAQKSFGFLMVNDGSFFETIQVVYEENLENFKEVQKFRVGSAITVRGLVLPTPNAKQPFEIKAQEVILEGDCPENYPIQPKRHTKEFLREVAHLRPRTNLFSAVFRVRSLVAHAIHSYFQEKNFVYVHTPIITGSDAEGAGEMFQVTTLDFNNVPRTEEGAVDFKQDFFAKSTNLTVSGQLEAETFALALRDVYTFGPTFRAENSNTQRHAAEFWMIEPEIAFADLQDDMDLAEGMVKYVINYVLEHAPEEMAFFDQFVSKGVLDRIKAVAASEFKRLPYTEAIEILLQADKKFENPVLWGIDLSTEHERYLTDEVFKAPVFVTDYPKDIKAFYMRLNDDQKTVAAMDLLVPGVGELIGGSQREERLEILEQRMDEIGVPKDELDWYLDLRRYGGVKHAGFGLGFERMIMYITGVENIRDVIPFPRTPKNAEF; from the coding sequence ATGGAAAAAATCGTTGTACGTCAATTATTTAGAAACTTAGATCGTTATGCTAATCAAGTGGTTGAATTAAATGGATGGGTTCGTAATAATCGAGCTCAAAAATCATTTGGATTTTTAATGGTGAATGATGGATCGTTCTTTGAAACGATTCAAGTTGTATATGAAGAAAACTTAGAAAACTTTAAAGAAGTTCAAAAGTTCCGTGTTGGATCTGCGATTACAGTTCGCGGATTAGTTCTTCCTACTCCAAACGCAAAACAACCATTCGAAATTAAGGCACAGGAAGTTATTTTAGAAGGAGACTGTCCGGAAAACTATCCAATTCAACCTAAGCGTCATACAAAAGAATTTTTACGCGAAGTTGCACATTTACGTCCACGTACAAACTTATTTTCAGCAGTATTTCGTGTACGTTCTTTAGTTGCACATGCTATTCACAGCTATTTCCAAGAGAAAAACTTTGTTTACGTTCATACACCAATCATTACTGGATCAGATGCAGAAGGTGCTGGTGAGATGTTCCAAGTGACAACACTCGACTTTAATAACGTACCACGTACAGAAGAAGGAGCTGTTGATTTTAAACAAGATTTCTTTGCTAAATCAACGAACTTAACAGTGTCTGGACAATTAGAAGCCGAAACATTTGCATTAGCTTTACGTGATGTTTATACATTTGGACCAACATTCCGCGCAGAAAACTCTAATACACAACGTCATGCTGCTGAGTTTTGGATGATTGAACCGGAAATCGCATTTGCTGATTTACAGGATGATATGGATTTAGCAGAAGGTATGGTTAAATACGTTATTAACTATGTATTAGAACATGCTCCAGAAGAAATGGCATTCTTTGATCAATTTGTGAGCAAAGGAGTCTTAGATCGTATTAAAGCAGTGGCAGCTTCTGAATTCAAACGTCTTCCATATACAGAAGCTATCGAAATTTTATTACAAGCAGATAAAAAATTCGAAAATCCTGTATTATGGGGAATTGACTTATCAACAGAACATGAACGTTATCTAACGGATGAAGTATTTAAAGCACCAGTCTTTGTAACAGATTATCCAAAAGATATTAAAGCATTCTACATGCGTTTAAATGATGATCAAAAAACAGTGGCTGCAATGGATCTTTTAGTACCAGGTGTTGGAGAATTAATCGGTGGTTCACAACGTGAAGAGCGTTTAGAGATTTTAGAGCAGCGTATGGACGAGATTGGTGTACCAAAAGACGAATTAGATTGGTACCTAGATTTACGTCGCTACGGTGGAGTTAAACATGCAGGATTTGGATTAGGATTTGAGCGTATGATTATGTACATTACTGGAGTAGAAAATATTCGTGATGTTATTCCATTCCCACGTACACCTAAAAATGCAGAATTCTAA
- a CDS encoding DUF1934 domain-containing protein: protein MSMNKISGLVSFSMKVTQGLDVTETNYDTSGILYKKDEKYYLFFNETNFEDNSITKCRIEFNKEEIRVRRDGQVIIDQTYKIGHSLLGYIKTIYGQLDSEAKTHCYMLQENDTNIRLTLDYDLFVSGERSGNYKLIIQFNKEDI, encoded by the coding sequence ATGAGTATGAATAAAATATCTGGATTAGTTAGTTTTTCTATGAAGGTTACTCAAGGACTTGATGTAACAGAAACTAATTATGATACCTCAGGAATTCTTTATAAAAAAGATGAAAAGTATTATTTATTTTTCAATGAGACAAATTTTGAGGATAATTCAATTACAAAGTGTAGAATTGAATTTAATAAAGAAGAAATTCGAGTTCGACGTGATGGACAGGTTATTATAGATCAAACATATAAAATTGGGCATTCTCTACTAGGCTATATTAAGACGATTTATGGACAGTTAGATAGTGAAGCCAAAACACATTGTTATATGTTACAAGAAAATGATACAAATATTCGGTTAACGTTAGATTATGATTTATTTGTATCAGGTGAAAGGTCTGGGAATTATAAATTAATAATTCAATTTAATAAGGAGGACATTTAA
- the argS gene encoding arginine--tRNA ligase translates to MIQTLKDNLRKEIKEAVVKCGYIQANDEFNIILENSKDVSHGDYSTNVAMQLTKLARKNPRMIAEELLNNFNNENANVEKVEIAGPGFINFFMNKNAFTKSIKNIIELGADFGKSNSGNSLKYNVEYVSANPTGDLHLGHARGAALGDSLCRILSTAGYDVTREYYVNDAGNQIHNLVISAYARYLQALGKEAQMPEDGYHGPDIISLGKMMAEKYQDQFVDKLDENYDLIRQISLDYELNKIKKDLEMFGVEFDLFTSEKAIYDKNLVKESIDLLQEKGYIYEQDGAVWFRSTDFGDDKDRVLRKSDGSYTYLTPDIANHIEKLNRGNDKLVDIWGADHHGYIARVKAAMQALGYEADKLEVDIIQMVRLIKDGEEFKMSKRTGKAVTIRDLVDEVGVDAVRYFFVMRSGETQMDFDLDLATKKSNENPVYYAQYAHARTCSILRQAEEKGFSVALKDEYEFISHEKEFEVIKLMGEFPMVVADAAAKRKPHLICNYINDLATAFHSLYNAEKVINEENTEKTNEKLALIKALEITIKNALQLIGVTAPERM, encoded by the coding sequence ATGATCCAAACATTAAAAGATAATTTAAGAAAAGAAATTAAAGAAGCTGTAGTAAAATGTGGCTATATTCAAGCAAATGATGAATTTAATATTATTTTAGAAAATTCAAAAGATGTTAGTCATGGGGATTATTCTACAAATGTTGCGATGCAATTAACTAAATTGGCAAGAAAAAATCCACGTATGATCGCAGAGGAACTATTAAATAACTTTAACAATGAAAATGCAAATGTCGAGAAAGTTGAAATTGCTGGACCTGGATTTATTAACTTTTTTATGAATAAAAATGCATTTACTAAATCTATTAAAAATATTATTGAACTAGGAGCTGACTTTGGTAAAAGTAACTCCGGAAATTCATTAAAGTATAATGTAGAGTATGTTTCTGCTAACCCTACAGGAGATTTACATTTAGGACATGCACGTGGTGCTGCGTTAGGTGATTCATTATGCCGTATTTTATCAACGGCTGGTTATGATGTAACACGTGAATACTATGTAAATGACGCAGGAAACCAAATTCACAATCTTGTGATTTCAGCCTATGCTCGTTATTTACAGGCTTTAGGTAAAGAGGCTCAAATGCCTGAAGATGGATATCATGGTCCTGACATCATTTCATTAGGAAAAATGATGGCTGAAAAATATCAGGATCAGTTTGTAGATAAGTTAGATGAAAATTATGATTTAATTCGTCAAATTTCTTTAGATTATGAATTAAACAAAATTAAAAAAGATTTAGAGATGTTTGGAGTTGAATTTGATTTATTTACTAGTGAAAAAGCAATCTATGATAAAAATCTAGTTAAAGAATCGATCGATTTATTACAAGAAAAGGGATATATCTATGAGCAAGATGGGGCAGTATGGTTCCGTTCAACAGATTTTGGAGATGATAAAGATCGCGTTTTAAGAAAATCTGATGGATCATACACTTATTTAACACCGGATATCGCTAACCATATTGAAAAATTAAATCGTGGAAATGATAAGCTGGTTGATATTTGGGGAGCTGATCATCATGGATATATTGCACGTGTTAAAGCAGCGATGCAAGCTTTAGGATATGAAGCTGATAAGTTAGAAGTTGATATTATCCAAATGGTTCGTCTAATTAAAGACGGAGAAGAATTTAAGATGTCAAAACGTACAGGAAAAGCTGTAACGATTCGTGACTTAGTTGACGAAGTAGGAGTGGATGCTGTTCGTTATTTCTTCGTGATGCGAAGTGGAGAAACACAAATGGACTTCGATTTAGATTTAGCGACTAAAAAATCAAATGAAAATCCAGTTTATTATGCACAATATGCTCATGCTAGAACATGTTCAATTTTAAGACAAGCAGAAGAAAAAGGTTTCTCTGTCGCATTGAAAGATGAGTATGAATTTATTTCTCACGAAAAAGAATTTGAAGTTATTAAATTAATGGGTGAATTCCCAATGGTCGTTGCAGATGCGGCTGCTAAACGTAAGCCACATTTAATCTGTAACTATATTAATGACTTAGCAACAGCATTCCATAGCTTATATAATGCTGAAAAAGTGATTAACGAAGAAAACACTGAAAAAACAAATGAAAAATTAGCTTTAATTAAAGCATTAGAAATTACAATTAAGAATGCATTACAATTAATCGGTGTAACTGCACCTGAAAGAATGTAA